The following coding sequences lie in one Maylandia zebra isolate NMK-2024a linkage group LG14, Mzebra_GT3a, whole genome shotgun sequence genomic window:
- the LOC101482661 gene encoding uncharacterized protein LOC101482661 isoform X3, whose product MEMNLAVKSLLSWVNSLKLCDSELTIDDLQDGVILLRLVYMLKKQPIPCLNDATEDRFRVIAEFLERDCRFNASKSSSLRWDHIRDGISLTAEISKVLLLLVYHDMMNDHCTLNMLDCDVERELAHLTSSFVMESEGCVYLSEELDAHLRGKHLTFSQEIFEQSAATSGTNMSSISSFLGDESPFFHRTSRIKFVDIETVASSSVSSSPLEDVMNTPKFQLRKMQRQMIKERDYRDSLERELASKIALIEQRESRINQLQYRLDKLKEEQGDQEHVTKEQINELEIKNDDLQKRLNEMLKQNKDLKTNTSLMERKVDELADENGVLSSQVRAVCSQLAAFETEVGRLTESQASAQEEWRNKRNNLQSELNQATAQKELLTEQIQILQGKISCLEDEISKASKDEVGENMGPIVEREMLETEIRGLKNELETTHFSLKKAELEIHAKTQQLEECHQEINEIHEQRGVLQEEIRVLKLQLEQVEEQKNEQTDRLQQHIAACEQEIKKLQEIKQAKEDLLHQTEEKVNDLETKLAAATSLLAVKEQQINSLKDEVDILTHETNKNKDEIQAKEEELAKLLLEKSNVQETLSDKIQILTAQVEDLSSSLKQAEQEIHMKQDLLDKTTQENVQQIELLQQQSAEHMEALEKQKTASREEIKRLNADIHAKEEQMAWLETEASTCSELLQQELDDLNNQIKSMTHSLEMAKEHAQAREAVMAKQQEESTLQIEELGKHISVLEAEVNRLKQEIQTKEAEVDEMKTNNYMESEALQNEIQSLQGQVQCLNESLKTATEQAQVKENLLKQKEFEFSQEKDSLQNMMMTSEDEVKRLREQVEAKEEQLVTLRKEGSIHSDMLEQEIETLKNQVCDTRESLTKAEEKFQEQLVVLEKQEQESVVQKELLQRQLFASEEEMKRMKNEVQAKEEQMALLETEASTRSELLQQELDDLNNQIKSMTHSLEMAKEHAQAREAVMAKQQEESTLQIEELGKHISVLEAEVNRLKQEIQTKEAEVDEMKTNNYMESEALQNEIQSLQGQVQCLNESLKTATEQAQVKENLLKQKEFEFSQEKDSLQNMVMTSEEEVKRLKEQVEAKEEQLVTLRKEGSIHSDMLEQEIETLKNQVCDTRESLTKAEEKFQEQLVVLEKQEQESVVQKELLQRQLFASEEEMKRMKNEVQAKEEQMALLETEASTRSELLQQELDDLNNQIKSMTHSLEMAKEHAQAREAVMAKQQEESTLQSEELGKHISVLEAEVNRMKQEIQTKEAEVDEMKTNNYMESEALQNEIQSLQGQVQCLNESLKTATEQAQVKENLLKQKEFEFSQEKDSLQNMVMTSEEEVKRLREQVEAKEEQLVTLRKEGSIHSDMLEQEIETLKNQVCDTRESLTKAEEKFQEQLVVLEKQEQESVVQKELLQRQLFASEEEMKRMKNEVQAKEEQMARLETEASTRSELLQQELDDLNNQIKSMTHSLEMAKEHAQAREAVMAKQQEESTLQIEELRKQISVLEAEVNRLKQEIQTKEAEVDEMKTNNYMESEALQNEIQSLQGQVQCLNESLKTATEQAQVKENLLKQKEFEFSQEKDSLQNMMMTSEDEVKRLREQVEAKEEQLVTLRKEGSIHSDMLEQEIETLKNQVCDMRESLTKAEEKVKVLQAELSVVKTLGADKDQSINTLREEVTAQANVIQKTKAEAEASEKLVAEIQQESSKQTYVLQNEIQDLKEEVERLLAKEQKLVETQQESAQQINLLQQQLASAAAELTQHEATQVTNIRLKETVQEMQVTTLKEKDTLVQEKQVLLVRILQAEKDHEAIVFEKERLLQANLALKRENVASRKLESVLQQELEILKMENEKLLKEQEKAEEIELIKRDLQEQLATKSEAAEHYKAQMEKAANHYNSKKQLLQKSQEEVDALKLSLEAKEHEMHTMIMEKKVLQLDLDKAQANEKTLSHRVASLEAQLACADQNLRVQNKIHANGGSATSSCFFEVPYSNSGVCTRAQVKRAMSSDSLDQSSMEDSLNSTRKLSAPDESSTPLVRSSERLAAKRRGLKAESLETLYFTPINTRQVKRTGAEEIMDSTQKNPTSSVKRRRTTQKTPGCGEADETFYSLASARSQPNLANANSARPVSMELFDTPARRTSSASGQLIGLPGYRRSTIHVQPTSTFCVGAENEPDGGPEDWQRIAELQSRNKACLPHLKSSYPVESETGRSGPLVFTDEELRTGDPSDTIRRASMVPSQLRDSLISHRQSLMLGQVGAAAGTRSDRLSLMPGQLPSRTASSYQLRSPKGTKQPSSTLSLHQTSPEKKMKASCFPRPLTPKNRSVSSGPSSSTLRAALSPAERRQSMMFTIENTPKSNNYLKKHLNKLRSSARKSPGDSLKKSPAQTSARKHQEKMPSGSSRGGVRQAGRTGNFKSPQVVTKGSRKSPQAASRSAKSPGLTASARKMMRRMKV is encoded by the exons ATGGAGATGAACTTGGCTGTAAAGTCTTTACTTTCCTGG GTGAACAGTTTAAAACTCTGTGACTCAGAGCTGACCATCGATGACTTGCAGGACGGAGTGATCTTACTTAGACTTGTTTATATGCT GAAAAAGCAGCCCATCCCCTGTCTAAATGATGCAACTGAGGATCGGTTCAGAGTCATTGCAGAGTTTCTAGAAA gGGACTGCAGATTTAATGCAAGCAAGAGCTCTTCTCTGCGTTGGGACCACATTAGAGATGGCATCAGCCTAACAGCTGAAATTTCAAAG GTGCTTTTGTTGCTTGTATACCATGATATGATGAATGACCACTGCACTCTGAACATGTTGGACTGCGATGTGGAG CGGGAACTAGCACACCTAACTAGTTCCTTTGTGATGGAGAGTGAGGGTTGTGTTTATTTGAGCGAGGAACTTGACGCTCATCTGAGAGGAAAAC ATTTGACTTTCTCTCAAGAAATATTTGAGCAATCAGCAGCCACCTCTGGTACCAACATGTCAAGCATCTCTTCCTTCTTGGGTGATGAGTCTCCTTTCTTCCACCGAACCAGTAGAATTAAATTTGTGGACATAGAAACTGTGGCTTCTTCTTCAGTCAG CAGTTCTCCTCTGGAGGATGTAATGAACACACCGAAATTTCAGCTGAGGAAAATGCAGCGACAGATGATCAAGGAGCGAGACTACCGAGATAGTTTGGAGAGGGAGCTGGCCAGCAAGATTGCGCTCATTGAACAAAGAG AGTCTCGCATTAACCAGTTGCAGTACCGCCTGGATAAACTAAAGGAAGAACAAGGTGATCAGGAGCATGTTACCAAAGAACAAATTAATGAGCTTGAGATCAAGAACGATGA ctTACAAAAGCGTCTTAATGAGATGCTGAAGCAAAATAAAGACCTCAAGACAAACACTTCACTCATGGAGCGCAAAGTGGATGAGCTTGCAGATGAAAACGGTGTGCTTTCTTCTCAG GTGAGAGCTGTGTGCTCACAGCTTGCCGCCTTTGAGACAGAAGTTGGTAGACTGACGGAAAGTCAAGCGTCCGCTCAGGAGGAGTggagaaacaaaagaaacaatctACAGTCTGAGCTCAACCAAGCAACTGCTCAAAAG GAACTCCTTACAGAACAAATTCAAATCCTTcaaggaaagatttcctgtttGGAGGATGAAATAAGCAAGGCCAGTAAGGATGAAGTTGGGGAAAATATGGGACCCATAGTAGAG AGAGAAATGTTGGAGACTGAAATCAGGGGTTTGAAGAATGAGCTAGAGACTACACATTTCTCCCTGAAAAAGGCTGAGCTGGAGATTCATGCTAAAACTCAGCAACTGGAGGAATGCCACCAAGAAATTAACGAGATACATGAGCAGAGGGGAGTTCTTCAAGAAGAGATCAGAGTCCTTAAGCTTCAGCTTGAGCAGGTTGAGGAGCAAAAAAATGAGCAGACAGACAGGCTACAACAGCATATTGCTGCTTGTgaacaagaaattaaaaaactacaggaaaTTAAGCAAGCAAAGGAAGATCTTCTTCATCAGACTGAAGAAAAGGTGAACGATCTTGAGACAAAGTTAGCTGCTGCTACTTCTCTGTTGGCTGTTAAAGAGCAACAAATTAACAGTCTCAAAGATGAAGTTGACATTCTTACACATGaaactaacaaaaacaaagatgaaaTTCAAGCCAAAGAAGAAGAGCTTGCCAAGTTACTTCTTGAGAAGTCTAATGTGCAAGAAACTCTCAGTGACAAAATCCAGATCTTAACAGCTCAAGTGGAAGACCTTAGTTCATCTCTCAAACAGGCAGAGCAGGAAATTCACATGAAGCAAGACTTACTAGATAAAACCACACAAGAGAATGTCCAACAAATAGAGCTACTTCAACAACAAAGTGCTGAACATATGGAAGCACTCGAGAAGCAGAAGACAGCATCTCGAGAAGAAATCAAGAGGCTAAATGCAGATATTCATGCTAAGGAAGAACAGATGGCTTGGCTAGAGACTGAGGCCTCTACATGCTCTGAATTGTTGCAGCAAGAGCTTGATGATCTGAACAACCAAATAAAGAGCATGACCCATTCTCTTGAGATGGCCAAGGAGCACGCTCAAGCCAGAGAAGCTGTAATGGCCAAACAGCAAGAGGAAAGCACTTTGCAGATTGAAGAGCTTGGGAAACACATTTCAGTTCTTGAAGCAGAAGTGAATCGACTGAAGCAGGAAATCCAGACTAAAGAGGCTGAGGTAGATGAGATGAAGACCAACAACTACATGGAGTCAGAGGCTCTACAGAATGAGATCCAAAGTCTTCAGGGTCAAGTGCAGTGTTTGAATGAATCACTGAAGACTGCAACAGAGCAGGCTCAGGTTAAAGAAAACCTGCTGAAACAGAAGGAATTTGAGTTTTCTCAGGAAAAGGACTCTCTACAAAACATGATGATGACCTCAGAAGATGAGGTAAAGCGGCTGAGAGAGCAGGTCGAGGCCAAAGAAGAACAACTGGTCACACTTAGAAAAGAGGGCTCAATCCACTCTGACATGCTAGAACAAGAGATCGAAACTCTGAAAAACCAAGTATGTGACACGAGAGAGTCTCTCACAAAGGCAGAGGAGAAGTTTCAAGAGCAGCTAGTTGTGCTTGAAAAACAGGAGCAGGAGAGCGTCGTCCAGAAAGAGCTGTTGCAGCGACAACTGTTTGCCTCTGAGGAAGAGATGAAGCGAATGAAAAATGAGGTCCAGGCAAAAGAGGAACAGATGGCTCTGCTAGAGACTGAGGCCTCTACACGCTCTGAATTGTTGCAGCAAGAGCTTGATGATCTGAACAACCAAATAAAGAGCATGACCCATTCTCTTGAGATGGCCAAGGAGCACGCTCAAGCCAGAGAAGCTGTAATGGCCAAACAGCAAGAGGAAAGCACTTTGCAGATTGAAGAGCTTGGGAAACACATTTCAGTTCTTGAAGCAGAAGTGAATCGACTGAAGCAGGAAATCCAGACTAAAGAGGCTGAGGTAGATGAGATGAAGACCAACAACTACATGGAGTCAGAGGCTCTACAGAATGAGATCCAAAGTCTTCAGGGTCAAGTGCAGTGTTTGAATGAATCACTGAAGACTGCAACAGAGCAGGCTCAGGTTAAAGAAAACTTGCTGAAACAGAAGGAATTTGAGTTTTCTCAGGAAAAGGACTCTCTACAAAATATGGTGATGACCTCAGAAGAAGAGGTAAAGCGGCTGAAAGAGCAGGTCGAGGCCAAAGAAGAACAACTGGTCACACTTAGAAAAGAGGGCTCAATCCACTCTGACATGCTAGAACAAGAGATCGAAACTCTGAAAAACCAAGTATGTGACACGAGAGAGTCTCTCACAAAGGCAGAGGAGAAGTTTCAAGAGCAGCTAGTTGTGCTTGAAAAACAGGAGCAGGAGAGCGTCGTCCAGAAAGAGCTGTTGCAGCGACAACTGTTTGCCTCTGAGGAAGAGATGAAGCGAATGAAAAATGAGGTCCAGGCAAAAGAGGAACAGATGGCTCTGCTAGAGACTGAGGCCTCTACACGCTCTGAATTGTTGCAGCAAGAGCTTGATGATCTGAACAACCAAATAAAGAGCATGACCCATTCTCTTGAGATGGCCAAGGAGCACGCTCAAGCCAGAGAAGCTGTAATGGCCAAACAGCAAGAGGAAAGCACTTTGCAGAGTGAAGAGCTTGGGAAACACATTTCAGTTCTTGAGGCAGAAGTAAATAGAATGAAGCAGGAAATCCAGACTAAAGAGGCTGAGGTAGATGAGATGAAGACCAACAACTACATGGAGTCAGAGGCTCTACAGAATGAGATCCAAAGTCTTCAGGGTCAAGTGCAGTGTTTGAATGAATCACTGAAGACTGCAACAGAGCAGGCTCAGGTTAAAGAAAACTTGCTGAAACAGAAGGAATTTGAGTTTTCTCAGGAAAAGGACTCTCTACAAAATATGGTGATGACCTCAGAAGAAGAGGTAAAGCGGCTGAGAGAGCAGGTCGAGGCCAAAGAAGAACAACTGGTCACACTTAGAAAAGAGGGCTCAATCCACTCTGACATGCTAGAACAAGAGATCGAAACTCTGAAAAACCAAGTATGTGACACGAGAGAGTCTCTCACAAAGGCAGAGGAGAAGTTTCAAGAGCAGCTAGTTGTGCTTGAAAAACAGGAGCAGGAGAGCGTCGTCCAGAAAGAGCTGTTGCAGCGACAACTGTTTGCCTCTGAGGAAGAGATGAAGCGAATGAAAAATGAGGTCCAGGCAAAAGAGGAACAGATGGCTCGGCTAGAGACTGAGGCCTCTACACGCTCTGAATTGTTACAGCAAGAGCTTGATGATCTGAACAACCAAATAAAGAGCATGACCCATTCTCTTGAGATGGCCAAGGAGCACGCTCAAGCCAGAGAAGCTGTAATGGCCAAACAGCAAGAGGAAAGCACTTTGCAGATTGAAGAGCTTAGGAAGCAAATTTCAGTTCTTGAAGCAGAAGTGAATCGACTGAAGCAGGAAATCCAGACTAAAGAGGCTGAGGTAGATGAGATGAAGACCAACAACTACATGGAGTCAGAGGCTCTACAGAATGAGATCCAAAGTCTTCAGGGTCAAGTGCAGTGTTTGAATGAATCACTGAAGACTGCAACAGAGCAGGCTCAGGTTAAAGAAAACCTGCTGAAACAGAAGGAATTTGAGTTTTCTCAGGAAAAGGACTCTCTACAAAACATGATGATGACCTCAGAAGATGAGGTAAAGCGGCTGAGAGAGCAGGTCGAGGCCAAAGAAGAACAACTGGTCACACTTAGAAAAGAGGGCTCAATCCACTCTGACATGCTAGAACAAGAGATCGAAACTCTGAAAAACCAAGTATGTGACATGAGAGAGTCTCTCACAAAGGCAGAGGAGAAGGTTAAAGTCCTTCAGGCAGAGTTGTCAGTTGTCAAGACACTTGGAGCTGATAAAGACCAAAGTATAAACACACTCAGAGAGGAGGTCACTGCTCAAGCTAAcgtgatacaaaaaacaaaagctgaagctgaagctagTGAGAAACTTGTGGCTGAGATACAACAGGAGAGCTCCAAACAGACCTATGTTCTCCAAAATGAGATCCAGGATTTGAAGGAGGAGGTGGAAAGGCTTCTGGCCAAAGAGCAGAAATTAGTTGAAACTCAGCAAGAGTCTGCTCAGCAAATAAACCTCCTTCAGCAACAGCTTGCATCCGCAGCTGCAGAGTTGACACAACATGAAGCAACACAAGTTACTAACATCAGGTTGAAAGAGACTGTGCAGGAGATGCAGGTTACCACACTCAAAGAGAAGGATACTCTTGTCCAAGAAAAACAGGTGCTTTTGGTTAGAATACTCCAGGCAGAAAAAGATCACGAAGCCATAGTTTTTGAGAAGGAAAGACTTCTCCAAGCCAACCTGGCCCTAAAGAGGGAGAATGTAGCCTCACGGAAGCTTGAGTCTGTACTGCAGCAAGAGCTGGAAATACTGAAAATGGAGAATGAGAAATTGCTGAAAGAGCAAGAGAAAGCAGAAGAAATTGAGCTAATCAAGAGAGATCTGCAGGAACAGCTTGCCACTAAATCAGAGGCTGCTGAACACTACAAGGCTCAG ATGGAGAAGGCTGCAAATCATTACAACAGCAAGAAGCAGCTTCTCCAGAAAAGCCAAGAAGAAGTGGATGCTCTCAAGCTTTCTCTTGAAGCTAAAGAGCATGAAATGCACACTATGATAATGGAAAAGAAAGTACTTCAGCTTGATTTGGACAAGGCTCAAGCCAATGAGAAGACACTTTCACACAGGGTGGCCAGCTTGGAGGCACAG CTTGCCTGTGCTGACCAGAATTTAAGAGTACAGAATAAGATTCATGCCAATGGAGGCAGTGCAACAAGCTCGTGTTTCTTTGAGGTGCCTTACTCAAACTCGGGGGTTTGCACTAGAGCACAGGTGAAGAGAGCTATGAGCTCAGATAGCCTGGACCAGAGCAGTATGGAAGACTCTCTAAACTCCACAAG AAAACTCTCAGCGCCCGATGAATCCAGCACACCACTTGTTCGCAGTTCAGAACGCTTGGCAGCCAAACGCCGGGGTCTAAAGGCCGAGTCACTGGAAACTTTGTACTTTACTCCTATAAACACCAGACAAGTCAAGAG gACCGGTGCAGAGGAAATTATGGATTCAACCCAAAAAAATCCAACTTCATCAGTCAAACGCCGCAGAACCACACAG AAGACCCCGGGCTGCGGTGAAGCTGATGAGACCTTCTACAGCCTGGCTTCAGCTCGCTCCCAGCCAAACCTCGCTAATGCAAACTCTGCCCGGCCCGTGTCTATGGAGCTGTTTGACACTCCCGCCAGAAGGACCAGCTCTGCCAGCGGCCAACTCATTGGGCTTCCAGGGTACAGACGGAGCACCATCCATGTACAGC CCACCAGTACCTTCTGCGTTGGAGCAGAAAACGAGCCTGATGGTGGACCTGAAGACTGGCAGAGGATTGCGGAGCTCCAGTCCAGGAACAAGGCCTGTCTGCCTCACCTAAAAAGCAGCTACCCTGTTGAGTCTGAG ACTGGAAGGAGCGGTCCATTGGTTTTTACAGACGAAGAGCTGCGTACAGGTGACCCGTCAGACACAATCCGCCGAGCATCCATGGTTCCAAGCCAGCTGCGGGATTCCCTCATCTCACATCGACAGTCACTCATGTTGGGGCAGGTGGGTGCTGCTGCCGGCACTCGCTCCGACCGTCTGTCCTTGATGCCAGGCCAGCTACCCTCAAGGACCGCCAGCTCCTATCAGCTGAGGAGCCCAAAAGGCACAAAGCAGCCTTCATCCACATTGTCCCTACACCAAACTTCACCTGAG AAAAAGATGAAAGCCAGCTGCTTCCCTCGTCCACTCACCCCGAAAAACAGGAGCGTGAGCAGTGGTCCTTCGAGCTCTACTCTTCGTGCTGCCCTCAGCCCA GCTGAGCGGAGGCAGTCAATGATGTTTACCATCGAAAACACCCCTAAAAGCAATAACTACCTGAAGAAACATCTGAACAAGCTGCGCAGCTCTGCACGTAAATCCCCAGGCGACAGCTTGAAGAAGTCGCCTGCTCAGACGAGCGCACGCAAGCACCAGGAAAAAATGCCATCGGGGAGTTCACGTGGTGGTGTGAGACAAGCTGGGAGAACTGGAAACTTTAAATCACCTCAAGTGGTAACGAAAGGATCGAGGAAATCTCCCCAAGCTGCCAGCAGGTCTGCAAAGTCTCCTGGATTGACAGCCAGCGCTCGCAAG ATGATGCGAAGGATGAAAGTCTGA